A single genomic interval of Candidatus Polarisedimenticolia bacterium harbors:
- a CDS encoding cation diffusion facilitator family transporter produces the protein MHSDASLRAQDIRVVLLRVLALNLLVAGAKLIYGIATGAISMVADGIHSAMDSSSNVIGLVGTAAAARPPDPGHPYGHRKFEVIAALGITFLLFLACYEILTGAVERIMTGSPPEVTAWSFAIMIATILINMVVTVYEQRLGLRLASPILIADSLHTRSDIYASMAVLVGLAGVKLGWPILDPVAAIVVVGLIARAGYRIVTSSLDVLADAVVYSPHEISATAMRVSGVLDCHGVRTRGLPDHVHLDFHLTIAPETTTSESHAIAHRVIEAIRLRFPGIKDVTPHVEPPDAAEAIGHHAGHGHAAETAESSGRKSL, from the coding sequence ATGCACTCCGATGCCTCCTTGCGCGCCCAGGACATCCGCGTCGTCCTGCTGCGGGTCCTGGCGTTGAACCTGCTGGTCGCCGGGGCCAAGCTGATCTACGGGATCGCGACCGGCGCCATCAGCATGGTGGCGGACGGGATCCACTCCGCCATGGACTCGTCGTCCAACGTCATCGGGCTGGTGGGGACGGCGGCGGCCGCGCGGCCGCCGGATCCGGGGCACCCGTACGGGCACCGCAAGTTCGAGGTGATCGCCGCGCTGGGCATCACCTTCCTGCTGTTCCTGGCGTGCTACGAGATCCTGACCGGGGCGGTGGAGCGGATCATGACCGGCAGCCCGCCCGAGGTCACGGCGTGGAGCTTCGCCATCATGATCGCCACGATCCTCATCAACATGGTCGTGACGGTGTACGAGCAGCGGCTCGGCCTGAGGCTCGCAAGCCCGATCCTGATCGCCGACTCCCTGCACACGCGCAGCGACATCTACGCGTCGATGGCGGTCCTGGTGGGGCTGGCGGGAGTGAAGCTCGGCTGGCCGATCCTCGACCCGGTGGCCGCGATTGTCGTGGTCGGGCTCATCGCGCGGGCCGGCTACCGCATCGTGACCTCGTCGCTCGACGTCCTGGCGGACGCCGTGGTCTACAGCCCGCACGAGATCTCCGCGACCGCCATGCGGGTGTCGGGGGTCCTCGACTGCCACGGCGTGCGCACGCGCGGCCTGCCGGACCACGTGCACCTGGATTTTCACCTGACGATCGCCCCCGAAACGACGACGAGCGAGTCGCACGCCATCGCCCACCGCGTCATCGAGGCGATCCGGCTGCGCTTCCCCGGGATCAAGGACGTCACGCCGCATGTCGAGCCGCCGGACGCCGCCGAGGCGATCGGCCATCACGCGGGGCACGGCCACGCGGCGGAGACCGCCGAATCGTCCGGGAGGAAATCCCTGTGA